The sequence TTTTCTAAAGAAAATTCTCTAGGCACAGTAATCCTCCTTTCTGCTACTTATTTCAAATTTTTTATTTCTATCCAACTTTGATTGTAACCATAATTGACTAAATTTATTACCATCTGTAATGTGCAAAAGCCTTATTAGCCTCAGCCATTTTATGAGTGTCTTCTCTCTTTTTAACACTTGCACCAGTGTTGTTAGCAGCATCCATGATTTCTTTAGCTAGTTTTTCACTCATAGTTTTTTCTCCTCTTTTTCTAGAGTACTCTGCTAGCCATCTTAATCCTAGAGTTTGCCTTCTTTCTGGTCTAACTTCAACTGGCACTTGATAAGTTGCTCCACCTACACGTCTTGCTTTAACTTCAAGTACAGGCATTATATTGTTAAATCCTTTATAGAAAACTTCTAATGGATCTTCACCTGTTTTTTCTCTTATATAGTCAAAGGCATCGTACACTATTCTTTGTGCTACTCCTTTTTTACCATCAAGCATTATTTGGTTAATTAATTTAGTAACTACTTTATCTTTATATATTGGATCTGGACTAACTTGTCTTTTTGGAATATGTCCTTTTCTTGGCACTATTCTTCCCTCCTTAAACATTTAGATTAATTCATAGGTACTCGACATTAGAAGCTTGTCGTCAGCGCACTAAAATGCATATATATAAACAGCCTTTAGCTCATGACGCTAAAACCCCGCATTTCCGTACCTGATATCATTATTTTTTCTTAGGTTTCTTTGCACCATATTTTGATCTAGATTGCATTCTCTTGTCTACACCAGCTGCATCTAATGTTCCTCTTACGATATGGTATCTAACCCCTGGTAAGTCTTTAACCCTTCCACCTCTTATAAGAACAACGCTGTGCTCTTGTAAGTTGTGACCTATACCTGGGATATATGCGTTAACCTCTAAACCATTAGTAAGTCTAACTCTGGCAATTTTTCTTAAAGCTGAGTTAGGTTTCTTAGGTGTTACAGTTCTAACAGATACACATACACCTCTTTTTTGAGGAGAGTTTACTTTAGTTGTTCTTTTCTTAAGAGAGTTTAAACCTACTCCTAAGTGAGCTGATTTTGATTTGTAAACAACTTCTTCTCTACCTTTTTTAATTAATTGGCTAATTGTTGGCATCAAAGCACCTCCTTCCAAATTTGACTACTTTAAAATGGCAGCAACTGCCGCACTTACATCAATACCACAGGCCTTACCTAACTCCTTCATACTTGGAGCGTATATTATTTCAATAGACTTTTCATTGCATAAATTGATAATATCCTGTACTACTTTAGTATCTGCATCTTCTGCAACATATATTGTTAGAACTTCATCATTATTTATTGCCCTTCTGGCCTGCTTAATACCAACAACCTTTTTTGTATCTTTAAGATTAGTCAGCATTTTAGTTTCCTCCTTCACTTAACATCTAGAAGATTATGCAGCTTTAGCTACATAATCTTCTTTGATTCAAAAGAGTCAACCTGCAATTTTACACACTTATATATTTTAACATCTGTTATAAGCAGTGTCAACATTTATATTATTCAATATTAATTTCTTCATCTATTTCTTCAACTATTTCTTCATCTGGATGCTTCAAGGCAATTTCCTTATATTTTCTCATGCCAGTACCTGCAGGTATAAGTTTACCTATAAGCACATTTTCCTTTAGCCCTATTAGCCCATCTTCTTTTCCTTTTATTGCAGCTTCTGTTAGTACTCTTGTAGTTTCTTGGAATGAAGCAGCTGACAAGAAGGATTCAGTAGCTAAAGATGCTTTTGTAATTCCTAATAATACTCTTCTTCCCACTGCAGGTTTTCCACCTTGCTCCTCAATTTTTCTGTTAATTTCTTCAAAGTCAAATATGTTAACTAATCCACCTGGAAGAAAATCTGTATCACCAGAATCTTCAATCTTAACCTTGTTTAGCATCTGTCTGACTATAACTTCTATATGCTTATCGTTTATATCAACGCCTTGCATTCTGTAAACTCTTTGTACTTCTTTTACTAGATAAGATTGAACTCCTAAAATTCCTTTTATCTTCAATATATCATGTGGATTAACTGAACCTTCAGTTATTTCATCTCCAGCCTCTATAAAGTCACCAGGCTTAACTTTAAGTCTGGAACCATAAGGTATAGTGTAGGTTCTTGATTCTCCATCATCTGCTGTAACTATTGCTTCTCTCTTTCTTTTCGATTCATTTAGTGAAACAGTACCAGATATTTCTGTAATAATAGCAAGTCCTTTTGGCTTTCTAGCTTCGAAAAGCTCTTCAACCCTTGGAAGACCTTGAGTAATATCTGCACCTGCAACTCCACCTGTATGGAAGGTACGCATTGTAAGCTGTGTACCAGGCTCTCCAATTGATTGGGCTGCTATAATACCTACCGCTTCTCCAGTATTAACTATATGGCCTGTTGCAAGATTTCGACCATAACATTTTGAACAAACGCCATGCCTTGTTCTACATCCTAATACAGATCTCGCCTTGACTTCTTCAATTCCTGCATCTACTATTTTATCTGCAGCTTTTTCGTCTATAAGTTCTCCTGCTCTTACGATTATTTCGCCTGTATTTGGATCAGCTATATCTTCGTAAGCATACCTACCTTCAATTCTGTCCCATAAGTCTTCAATAACTTCTCTTCCATCTTTGAATGCCCTAATTGCTATATATTGATCTGTTCCACAATCTTCTTCTCTTACTATTACATCCTGGCTAACATCAACTAACCTTCTTGTTAGATATCCTGAGTCGGCAGTTCTTAATGCTGTATCTGCAAGTCCCTTTCTAGAGCCGTGTGTTGAAGTAAAGAACTCAAGTACTGTAAGCCCTTCTCTAAAGTTTGCCCTAATAGGCTGTTCAACAGTTTTACCTGAAGCATTGGCCATAAGTCCCCTCATACCTGCAAGCTGTCTAATTTGGTTTTTACTACCTCTAGCTCCTGACTGAGCCATGATGAATATGTTGTTAAGAGGGTCTAGGTTGTTCATAAGAGCTTCAGTAACTTGTTCTGTAGTTCTGTTCCAAACTTCAATAACTCTTTCATATCTTTCTTCATCTGATATAAGACCTCTTCTATAGGACTTTTCATACTTATCTACTTTTTCTTCTGCTTCTGATATTAGTACTTCTTTTTCTTCAGGAACTACTATGTCATCAATACTTACTGTAATAGCACCAATTGTAGAATAATGGAATCCTGTTTCTTTGATGTTATCAAGGACTATAGCTGTTACTGTATTTCCATGCTTTCTAAAGCATTTTTCAATAATCTTTCCAAGCTTCTTCTTATCTACAACACTATCTATTTCCAAAGAATACTTATCCTTTTCTCTATCTACAAAACCTAAATCCTGTGGTATATTCTGATTGAATATAAACCTACCTACAGTGCTCTCTACTAATTTACCTCTGTCCTTTTCATCAAGCTTAACTCTGACTTTTACTTTAGAGTGTAGAGTAACTTCTCCGTCATAATATGCAAGAAGCATTTCATCAAAATCTTTAAACACCATTCCTTCGCCTTTTTCGCCATCTTTTTCTACAGTTAAGTAGTAGCTTCCTAAGACCATATCCTGAGTTGGTGTTGTTATTGGTTTTCCGTCTTTAGGCGCAAGAATGTTATTCACTGATAACATTAAGAATCTTGCTTCTGCTTGTGCTTCCATTGATAGGGGCACGTGAACAGCCATTTGGTCACCGTCAAAGTCTGCGTTATAAGCTGTACATACAAGAGGATGAAGCTTAATAGCCTTTCCTTCTACAAGAATTGGTTCAAATGCTTGAATTCCAAGTCGGTGTAGAGTAGGAGCACGATTTAGTAGTACTGGATGTTCTTTGATTACTGAATCTAATACATCCCATACTACTGGTTTTACCTTCTCTACCATTCTCTTTGCACTCTTAATGTTATGTGCGTGACCTTCATTGACTAATCTCTTCATCACAAATGGCTTAAATAGCTCTAGAGCCATCTTTTTAGGCAGTCCACATTGATAGAACTTAAGCTCTGGTCCAACAACTATAACTGAACGTCCTGAGTAGTCAACCCTCTTACCAAGAAGGTTTTGTCTAAATCTCCCTTGTTTACCTTTTAGCATATCAGATAATGATTTTAATGGTCTATTTCCAGGTCCTGTTACAGGTCTTCCCCTTCTTCCATTATCTATCAATGCGTCTACAGCTTCTTGAAGCATTCTCTTTTCGTTTCTCACTATTATATCTGGAGCTCCAAGATCAAGAAGTCTTTTCAGTCTGTTATTTCTATTTATAACTCTTCTATATAAATCATTTAAGTCAGATGTTGCAAACCTACCACCATCAAGTTGTACCATAGGTCTTAAATCTGGTGGAATCACAGGTATTACGTCTAATATCATCCATTCAGGTTTATTACCTGATTGTCTAAATGCCTCTACAACTTCTAATCTTCTAATAATTCTAATTTTCTTCTGACCTGAACTTTCTTTTAGTTGCGCTCTTAAATCTTTAACTTCTGCCTCTAAGTCTATTTTTTGAAGAAGCTCTTTTATAGCCTCTGCTCCCATAGAAGCTTTAAACCTTCTACCATATTTGTCTATTGCATCTCTGTATTCTTTCTCACTTAACAGTTGCTTTTCAGTAAGAGAAGTGTCTCCAGCATCTGTCACCACATAGGATGCAAAGTAAAGAATCTTTTCTAGAGCTCTTGGAGACATATCCAATATAAGTCCCATTCTACTTGGGATACCTTTAAAATACCAAATATGAGAAACAGGAGCAGCAAGCTCTATGTGCCCCATTCTTTCTCTTCTTACTTTAGCCTTTGTGACTTCAACTCCACATCTGTCACAAACTACTCCTTTGTATCTTACTCTTTTATATTTACCACAGTGACATTCCCAGTCTTTTGTAGGTCCAAATATTTTCTCACAAAATAGACCTTCTTTTTCAGGCTTTAAGGTTCTGTAATTTATAGTTTCAGGCTTCTTTACTTCTCCTTTTGACCACTGTCTTATCTTTTCAGGTGATGCTAACCCAATCCTGATTGAATCAAAATTATCAAGCTCGAACAAGGGGCTTTCTCTCCCTTCATAAATTAGTTTAAGTCTAATAACTAGTCATCGAAGTCCTCATCAAACAAGTCTTCATCGTCAAAGATGAATTTGTCATCATCAGGTTCTTCTTTGATAAAATCTTCTTCAATGTTATCTGTATTAGTCTCATCATAATCACTATAGTATTCACTTTCAAATTCACTATCTTTATCTTCTACTTCAAATCCAATATTAAGTTCTCCTATTTCATCGTCTACTGATTCCTTTATCTCTATTTCTGTATCATCAGTCAATACCTTAACATCTAAAGCTAAGCTCTGAAGCTCTTTAATAAGAACTTTAAATGATTCTGGTATACCTGGTTCTGGAATGTTCTCGCCTTTTACTATTGCTTCATATGTCTTTACACGTCCCACTACATCGTCTGATTTTACTGTTAGTATTTCCTGAAGTGTATGAGATGCACCATAAGCTTCTAGTGCCCATACCTCCATCTCTCCAAACCTCTGACCACCAAATTGAGCTTTACCTCCTAGTGGTTGCTGTGTTACTAGGGAATAAGGTCCTGTAGATCTAGCGTGAATTTTATCATCAACTAAATGGTGAAGTTTAAGCATATACATATATCCAACAGTAACAGGATTATCAAAAGGCATTCCTGTTCTACCATCTCTTAGTCTTATTTTACCACTCTCTGGATACCCTACATTTCTTAATGCTTCCCATATATCATTTTCGTTGGCACCATCGAATACTGGAGTTGCAACATGCCAACCTGCTTTTTTTGCAGCAAGCCCCAAGTGTACCTCTAATACCTGACCTATGTTCATACGTGATGGAACTCCTAGTGGATTAAGTACCACTTCTAGTGGTGTCCCATCAGGTAAGAAAGGCATATCTTCTTCAGGAAGAATTCTAGAGACAACACCCTTGTTCCCATGTCTACCACACATTTTATCTCCAACATTGATTTTACGCTTTGTAGCTATATATACTCTAACAAGCTGATTTACTCCTGGTGGCAGTTCATCTCCATTTTCTCTAGTGAATACTTTTACATCTACGATTATTCCTGTTTCTCCATGTGGAACTCTAAGTGAAGTATCTCTAACTTCTCTAGCTTTTTCGCCAAATATTGCCCTTAATAGTCTTTCTTCAGCAGTAAGTTCTGTCTCACCTTTAGGAGTAACTTTTCCTACTAGTATGTCGTTTGCTTCAACCTCTGCTCCTATTCTAATAATACCTCTCTCATCTAAGTCTTTTAATGAGTCCTCTCCTACGTTCGGTATATCTCTTGTAATTTCTTCTGGTCCAAGTTTAGTATCTCTAGCTTCTGATTCATATTCTTCTATATGAACTGAGGTCAATATATCTTCTCTAACTACTTTTTCATTTAAAAGAATAGCGTCCTCATAATTATAGCCTTCCCAAGTCATAAATCCAATTAGTAGGTTTTTACCTAGTGCTATTTCACCCTGATCTGTTGAAGGTCCATCCGCTATAACTTGACCCTTTTCAACTTTTTCATGCTTTCTAACAATAGGTCTTTGATTTATACATGTTCCTTGGTTAGAACGCTTAAATTTAAGTAATCTATATTTATCTATTTGTCCATCTTCATCTCTTTTAATCAATATTTCATCAGCAGTTACTCTTATAACAACTCCTGAATTTTTGGCAACTATAACTACTCCCGAGTCCTTTGCCGCCCTATACTCCATTCCTGTACCTATAATTGGAGCCTCCGTCTTTAATAGAGGAACAGCCTGACGCTGCATGTTTGCTCCCATCAGAGCTCTATTGGCATCGTCATTTTCCAAAAATGGTATCATAGCAGTAGCTACAGCAACTATTTGTTTAGGAGATACGTCCATATAGTCTACTTCTTCTACTGGCACAACTTCAATACTTCCATATCTAGCTCTAGCTAACGCTCTTTTATTTACAAATCTACCTTCCGCATCTAATGGTTCATTTGACTGAGCTATAATGAATTCGTCTTCTACATCAGCTGTTAAGTATTCAATTTCACTTGTAACTACTCGAGCTTCTTTATCAACTTTTCTATATGGCGCTTCTATAAAACCATAATCATTAATTCTAGCATAGGTAGTAAGCGACGTGATAAGTCCGATGTTTGGCCCTTCTGGTGTTTCTATTGGACACATTCTTCCATAATGTGAGTGATGAACGTCTCTTACTTCGAAGCCAGCTCTATCTCTACTAAGTCCTCCTGGTCCTAGGGCTGACATTCTACGTTTATGTGTAAGCTCCGCTAATGGATTTGTTTGATCCATGAATTGTGATAACTGGCTGCTACCGAAGAACTCTTTAATAGCTGCGGCTACTGGTCTGATGTTTATTAAAGCTTGTGGTGTAACTACATCTATATCTTGAATAGTCATTCTTTCTCTGACTACTCTTTCCATTCTTGACAATCCTATTCTAAATTGATTTTGCAAAAGTTCCCCTACAGAACGTAGTCTTCTATTTCCAAGATGGTCTATATCATCAGTATTTCCAATTCCATAAAATAAGTTGAACTCGTAATTAATTGATGCTATAATGTCTGCATTTATTATATGTTTTGGAGAAATCTCTCTAATTCTTTCTTTAATAGCTTCTTTTAATTCATCAGTTTTCCCAAACTTGTCTATCAATTCTTTCATTACAGGATAATATACTTTTTCCTTTAGACCAAGATCCTCAACAGAAAAAGGCAGCTCAAATGCTTTAATATCTACAAAATGATTGCCTATAACTCTTACAGTTTTATTATCATCTGTTAGTATATCTACAGCATTTATACCTGCATTCTCTATTTCTATAGCTTTTTTTCTAGAAATCTTTTCATTCTTTTCTACTAATATCTCGCCTGTTTCTTCATTAATTATAGTATCAGCAGCTCTTCTATTTGTAATTCTATTATAAAGAGACAGCTTTTTATTAAACTTGTATCTACCAACTTTGGCTAAGTCATATCTTTTGGGATCAAAAAACAATGTGTTGATAAGCGATTTGGCACTATCAACTGTAGGAGGTTCGCCTGGTCTTAGCCTTTTATATATTTCAAGCAGACCTTCCTCCTGATTTTTTGTACTGTCTTTTTCAAGAGTTTTTAAAATCTGTTCAGTCTCACCTAAAAGTTCTAAAATCTCAGTGTTAGAGCCATATCCCAATGCTCTAAGTAAAACCGTAAGGGGAAGTTTTCTAGTTCTATCCACTCTAACATATACTATATCATTCGAATCACTTTCATATTCTAGCCAAGCACCTCTATTTGGTATTACAGTGGAAGAATACAATCTTTTTCCTGTCTTATCTATGTCTTCAGCAAAATAAACTCCTGGTGATCTAACTAACTGACTTACTATTACTCTTTCTGCACCATTTATTATGAAAGTTCCCTTCTCAGTCATTAAAGGGAAATCTCCCATAAATACCTCTTGTTCCTTTACTTCTCCTGTTTCTTTATTTATTAGTCTAACCTTAACCTTTAGCGGCGCTGCAAAGTTGACATCTCTTTCCTTTGACTCTTCTTCCTCATACTTTGCTTCGTCACCAATGCTGTAATCAACAAACTCTAAAATTAAATTTCCTGTGTAATCTTGGATTGGAGAAATATCTTCAAATACTTCTTTCAGTCCTTCACTGAGAAACCAGTCATAGGACTTCTTCTGTACTTCAATTAAATCTGGTAATTCTAAAACTTCATCAATCCTAGAATAGCTCATACGAACCCGTTTTCCATACGAAACAGGATGCACCATAATTACCACCCCTTAATAAAACTTAAGTAGTTAATGATAAATTACCGAGATGTGAAGCAGTAAGTTGGAGCTCTAACCACTTTCCGTCGTTATGAGTCTCGCCAACTCTGACAATGATAGTACCTACAATTCATCTTCGCACACTTAGATTCATTGGGTACTATTTCTTTGGTAATTTTTAGAATCTAAATACATCTATTATAATATTGCCACAAACTTAATCAAATATTCAAAGTTTATGCCAAAATTCGCCTATTATGCATTTTATAATACTATCACACAAAAATAAAGTTGTCAAGTATAGAAACTTACTAATTTTATTATATCTTTTTCACGAAAATTCTCTAATAATAATTACGAAGAATCGGGTTAGGTCATTCTCCGCAGTTTCGAAACACAAATTTGTTCACTCCCTACGGTCGTGCAAATTTGGTTCTCATTGCGTTTGACCTACCAACAATTTTTCGATAAAAGCATTCGAAAAATTGGGTTAGGTCATTTCCCTCAGTCTCGCTACACAAATTTATTACTCGCTATCGCTCGCATAAATTTGGTGCTCGTTGCGTTTGACCTAACCCAATTTTTCGATAAAAGCATTCGAAAAATTGGGTTAGGTCATAAAAAAAGGCTTCATTGTATTAATGAAACCTTTCTTATCTTAATCATAAATAATTATTTAATTTCTACAGTTGCGCCAACTTCTGCAAGTTTAGCTTTGATTTCCTCAGCTTCTTCTTTTGAAGCTCCTTCTTTTAATGTCTTAGGAGCGTTATCTACTACTTCTTTAGCTTCTTTTAATCCTAAGCCAGTTAATTCTCTAACAACTTTGATAACTTTGATTTTTTCTGCACCAGCGCTTGCTAGTACTACATCAAATTCAGTTTTTTCTTCTGCTGCCCCTCCACCTGCTGCTGGAGCTGCTCCGCCTGCTACCATTACAGGAGCTGCTGCACTTACACCAAATTCTTCTTCTAAAGCTTTAACTAATTCTGATAATTCTAAAACTGATAATGCTTTTACATCTTCTATTAATTTTGTGATTTTTTCACTCATTATATTATACCTCCAATTTTCATTTTTTATTAAGCTTCTTGTGGTTCTTTATCAACTATAGCTTGTAATGTTCTAGCGAACTTAGAAATAGGTGAATTTAATGCAATAACTAATTGAGTAAGTAGAACTTCTTTAGATGGTAATTCACCTATAGCCTTAATCTTATCTACTCCTACTATTTCACCCTCAATAATACCTGCTTTAAATTCTAAGTTTTTATGCTCCTTTGCAAAATCACTTGTAATTCTAGCAGGCGCCACAACGTCATCCTTTGAAATAGCTATGGCACTTGGTCCTGTTAGGAATTCGTTAAATGCTTCAAGACCTTCTTCTTGAAATGCAAATCTCATCATTGTGTTTTTATATACTTTATAGTCTACTCCTTCTTGAGTACACTTTCTTCTTAGTTCAGTAACTTCTTCAACTGTAAGACCTCTATAGTCTACAAGTACGATTGATTTTGCATCTCTAATCTTAGCTTTGATTTCTTCTACGATTTGCTTCTTTTGATCTAATACAGAGCTCATTCTAGGCCACCTCCTTATGCACTTATCAATTTAAATATAATTAAGGTCCCTCCGTAGACATAGAGAGACCTTTGATTTCATAAGTAGTCATTCAAGTCTATCCTCGGTAGGTGAATTTTAAACCATTAGGTACCTACTGTCTACGGAACATTTAAAATTATAACATTAGTATATTATCAGTATATCAAAATAATGTCAATAGTTTTAGTCCATTATTTTTGATGAATTTATTTTAATTCCAGGACCCATTGTACTAGAAATAGTTACGCTTCTTAAATATCTTCCTTTTGCTGCTGCTGGTTTAGCTTTAATTACCGCATCCATTAAAGTAGTGAAGTTATCTCTTAGTTTTTCTGTTCCAAATGATACTTTTCCTATTGGAACGTGAACGATATTAGTTTTGTCAACTCTATATTCAACCTTACCAGCTTTAATATCTTTAACTGCTTTTTCAACATCAAAAGTAACTGTTCCTGATTTTGGATTTGGCATTAAACCTTTTGGTCCTAATACCCTACCTAATCTTCCTACTACACCCATCATATCTGGTGTAGCAACAACTACATCATAGTCAAACCAGTTTTCTGATTGAATCTTTGTTACAAGT is a genomic window of Proteiniborus sp. DW1 containing:
- the rpsG gene encoding 30S ribosomal protein S7, translated to MPRKGHIPKRQVSPDPIYKDKVVTKLINQIMLDGKKGVAQRIVYDAFDYIREKTGEDPLEVFYKGFNNIMPVLEVKARRVGGATYQVPVEVRPERRQTLGLRWLAEYSRKRGEKTMSEKLAKEIMDAANNTGASVKKREDTHKMAEANKAFAHYRW
- the rpsL gene encoding 30S ribosomal protein S12 — encoded protein: MPTISQLIKKGREEVVYKSKSAHLGVGLNSLKKRTTKVNSPQKRGVCVSVRTVTPKKPNSALRKIARVRLTNGLEVNAYIPGIGHNLQEHSVVLIRGGRVKDLPGVRYHIVRGTLDAAGVDKRMQSRSKYGAKKPKKK
- a CDS encoding ribosomal L7Ae/L30e/S12e/Gadd45 family protein, with amino-acid sequence MLTNLKDTKKVVGIKQARRAINNDEVLTIYVAEDADTKVVQDIINLCNEKSIEIIYAPSMKELGKACGIDVSAAVAAILK
- the rpoC gene encoding DNA-directed RNA polymerase subunit beta'; translated protein: MFELDNFDSIRIGLASPEKIRQWSKGEVKKPETINYRTLKPEKEGLFCEKIFGPTKDWECHCGKYKRVRYKGVVCDRCGVEVTKAKVRRERMGHIELAAPVSHIWYFKGIPSRMGLILDMSPRALEKILYFASYVVTDAGDTSLTEKQLLSEKEYRDAIDKYGRRFKASMGAEAIKELLQKIDLEAEVKDLRAQLKESSGQKKIRIIRRLEVVEAFRQSGNKPEWMILDVIPVIPPDLRPMVQLDGGRFATSDLNDLYRRVINRNNRLKRLLDLGAPDIIVRNEKRMLQEAVDALIDNGRRGRPVTGPGNRPLKSLSDMLKGKQGRFRQNLLGKRVDYSGRSVIVVGPELKFYQCGLPKKMALELFKPFVMKRLVNEGHAHNIKSAKRMVEKVKPVVWDVLDSVIKEHPVLLNRAPTLHRLGIQAFEPILVEGKAIKLHPLVCTAYNADFDGDQMAVHVPLSMEAQAEARFLMLSVNNILAPKDGKPITTPTQDMVLGSYYLTVEKDGEKGEGMVFKDFDEMLLAYYDGEVTLHSKVKVRVKLDEKDRGKLVESTVGRFIFNQNIPQDLGFVDREKDKYSLEIDSVVDKKKLGKIIEKCFRKHGNTVTAIVLDNIKETGFHYSTIGAITVSIDDIVVPEEKEVLISEAEEKVDKYEKSYRRGLISDEERYERVIEVWNRTTEQVTEALMNNLDPLNNIFIMAQSGARGSKNQIRQLAGMRGLMANASGKTVEQPIRANFREGLTVLEFFTSTHGSRKGLADTALRTADSGYLTRRLVDVSQDVIVREEDCGTDQYIAIRAFKDGREVIEDLWDRIEGRYAYEDIADPNTGEIIVRAGELIDEKAADKIVDAGIEEVKARSVLGCRTRHGVCSKCYGRNLATGHIVNTGEAVGIIAAQSIGEPGTQLTMRTFHTGGVAGADITQGLPRVEELFEARKPKGLAIITEISGTVSLNESKRKREAIVTADDGESRTYTIPYGSRLKVKPGDFIEAGDEITEGSVNPHDILKIKGILGVQSYLVKEVQRVYRMQGVDINDKHIEVIVRQMLNKVKIEDSGDTDFLPGGLVNIFDFEEINRKIEEQGGKPAVGRRVLLGITKASLATESFLSAASFQETTRVLTEAAIKGKEDGLIGLKENVLIGKLIPAGTGMRKYKEIALKHPDEEIVEEIDEEINIE
- a CDS encoding DNA-directed RNA polymerase subunit beta — protein: MVHPVSYGKRVRMSYSRIDEVLELPDLIEVQKKSYDWFLSEGLKEVFEDISPIQDYTGNLILEFVDYSIGDEAKYEEEESKERDVNFAAPLKVKVRLINKETGEVKEQEVFMGDFPLMTEKGTFIINGAERVIVSQLVRSPGVYFAEDIDKTGKRLYSSTVIPNRGAWLEYESDSNDIVYVRVDRTRKLPLTVLLRALGYGSNTEILELLGETEQILKTLEKDSTKNQEEGLLEIYKRLRPGEPPTVDSAKSLINTLFFDPKRYDLAKVGRYKFNKKLSLYNRITNRRAADTIINEETGEILVEKNEKISRKKAIEIENAGINAVDILTDDNKTVRVIGNHFVDIKAFELPFSVEDLGLKEKVYYPVMKELIDKFGKTDELKEAIKERIREISPKHIINADIIASINYEFNLFYGIGNTDDIDHLGNRRLRSVGELLQNQFRIGLSRMERVVRERMTIQDIDVVTPQALINIRPVAAAIKEFFGSSQLSQFMDQTNPLAELTHKRRMSALGPGGLSRDRAGFEVRDVHHSHYGRMCPIETPEGPNIGLITSLTTYARINDYGFIEAPYRKVDKEARVVTSEIEYLTADVEDEFIIAQSNEPLDAEGRFVNKRALARARYGSIEVVPVEEVDYMDVSPKQIVAVATAMIPFLENDDANRALMGANMQRQAVPLLKTEAPIIGTGMEYRAAKDSGVVIVAKNSGVVIRVTADEILIKRDEDGQIDKYRLLKFKRSNQGTCINQRPIVRKHEKVEKGQVIADGPSTDQGEIALGKNLLIGFMTWEGYNYEDAILLNEKVVREDILTSVHIEEYESEARDTKLGPEEITRDIPNVGEDSLKDLDERGIIRIGAEVEANDILVGKVTPKGETELTAEERLLRAIFGEKAREVRDTSLRVPHGETGIIVDVKVFTRENGDELPPGVNQLVRVYIATKRKINVGDKMCGRHGNKGVVSRILPEEDMPFLPDGTPLEVVLNPLGVPSRMNIGQVLEVHLGLAAKKAGWHVATPVFDGANENDIWEALRNVGYPESGKIRLRDGRTGMPFDNPVTVGYMYMLKLHHLVDDKIHARSTGPYSLVTQQPLGGKAQFGGQRFGEMEVWALEAYGASHTLQEILTVKSDDVVGRVKTYEAIVKGENIPEPGIPESFKVLIKELQSLALDVKVLTDDTEIEIKESVDDEIGELNIGFEVEDKDSEFESEYYSDYDETNTDNIEEDFIKEEPDDDKFIFDDEDLFDEDFDD
- the rplL gene encoding 50S ribosomal protein L7/L12 — its product is MSEKITKLIEDVKALSVLELSELVKALEEEFGVSAAAPVMVAGGAAPAAGGGAAEEKTEFDVVLASAGAEKIKVIKVVRELTGLGLKEAKEVVDNAPKTLKEGASKEEAEEIKAKLAEVGATVEIK
- the rplJ gene encoding 50S ribosomal protein L10 — translated: MSSVLDQKKQIVEEIKAKIRDAKSIVLVDYRGLTVEEVTELRRKCTQEGVDYKVYKNTMMRFAFQEEGLEAFNEFLTGPSAIAISKDDVVAPARITSDFAKEHKNLEFKAGIIEGEIVGVDKIKAIGELPSKEVLLTQLVIALNSPISKFARTLQAIVDKEPQEA
- the rplA gene encoding 50S ribosomal protein L1, with amino-acid sequence MAKKGKNYQESAKLIDRETLYDIDEAIELVQKTAKAKFDETVELHIKLGVDSRHADQQVRGAVVLPHGTGKTRKVLVFAKGDKAKEAENAGADFVGAEELVTKIQSENWFDYDVVVATPDMMGVVGRLGRVLGPKGLMPNPKSGTVTFDVEKAVKDIKAGKVEYRVDKTNIVHVPIGKVSFGTEKLRDNFTTLMDAVIKAKPAAAKGRYLRSVTISSTMGPGIKINSSKIMD